The proteins below are encoded in one region of Streptomyces roseirectus:
- a CDS encoding YfhO family protein yields the protein METTTRPRRAASGLAALVTLAVFCAADAVARSYPFGPRTRSVNDLGNQYLPYHAHLWDLLHGRADGGLLMNWQSGFGASFLPDFATYLSSPFALLVGVFPRDEIDLAVYVITALKTASAAAAMSWLLLTLRPGPRWAAVLLGVSYALCGWSLADASYNLMWLDGLIALPVLCLVGEWLLAGRRRVVGVLVVALAWTANFYTGYMATLGAALVLAVRLILIAPPRRETLAALGRAALTTALGIGLAAPLVTVVYFGSEHSSPTHFSGFVPSDAEDVLARLMPTTYGFGSPSLYVGTTALLLALALPLHRAVPARVRWAWSGLIVVMFASMQWEPTQLAWHGFTTPQGSGYREAFVLCAFLVLAAWYGLSYGVPDGRALGVAAGALALMGAGASGSHLVRPFVLPIMAVVGVGAVVGLRALYRAGGRGTEDASAAGEPADPADHPRPSVLRTRLRLTRPLPAGFAVALLLALQLGEVTGTSAVTSRLRLAHFDNYAPWGARQEAQAEAVESADGWPAYRTDPGREQTVGNDPMMVGGQGAQYYSSHTSDVLYRTLTALGDGWTSGGRSLQSLDNAVTDTVFSVGARVHFPPDPHQDWFPQDGTGETVTRQVVPPLVTVRPAGPQPGFGTSPFRNQELLLGTRVYTVPHVTVRNRTLTAQCPADSEAYLYAPRFAGTASLTGSALTGRFRADARKKIAAMARLGQVPPTGRVHITLTPNKPGRLPTQGSLGCLDTKKLRTATDHLRTTGATKVTVSDTTIRATLPPASRGIAVIATPRIAGWRCAVGDAPAVPATQFHGLLATPLNPTSTTVTCTFHPPGLRLGLTLGAAALTGTLALTIWTATRGRTRPRTTPRKQPTPTTP from the coding sequence GTGGAAACGACCACCCGCCCGCGACGCGCCGCCTCCGGCCTCGCCGCGCTCGTCACGCTCGCCGTGTTCTGCGCCGCCGACGCCGTCGCCCGCAGCTACCCCTTCGGGCCGCGCACCCGCAGCGTCAACGACCTCGGCAACCAGTACCTGCCGTACCACGCGCACCTCTGGGACCTCCTGCACGGCCGTGCCGACGGCGGGCTCCTCATGAACTGGCAGTCCGGGTTCGGCGCGAGCTTCCTGCCCGACTTCGCGACGTACCTCAGCAGCCCGTTCGCCCTGCTCGTCGGGGTGTTCCCGCGCGACGAGATCGACCTCGCGGTGTACGTCATCACGGCGCTGAAGACGGCGAGCGCGGCGGCGGCGATGAGCTGGCTGCTCCTCACCCTGCGCCCCGGGCCGCGCTGGGCCGCCGTCCTCCTCGGCGTCTCCTACGCCCTGTGCGGCTGGAGCCTCGCCGACGCGTCCTACAACCTCATGTGGCTCGACGGTCTCATCGCGCTGCCGGTGCTGTGCCTGGTGGGGGAGTGGCTGCTCGCGGGGCGCCGCCGTGTGGTGGGCGTGCTGGTCGTCGCGCTCGCCTGGACGGCGAACTTCTACACCGGGTACATGGCGACCCTCGGCGCCGCCCTGGTCCTCGCTGTCCGCCTGATCCTCATCGCCCCGCCGCGCCGCGAGACCCTTGCCGCGCTCGGCCGCGCCGCCCTCACCACCGCCCTCGGCATCGGCCTCGCCGCCCCGCTCGTCACCGTCGTCTACTTCGGCAGCGAGCACTCCTCCCCGACCCACTTCAGCGGCTTCGTCCCCTCCGACGCCGAGGACGTCCTCGCCCGCCTGATGCCGACGACGTACGGCTTCGGCTCGCCCAGCCTGTACGTCGGGACGACGGCCCTGCTGCTCGCGCTCGCCCTGCCGCTGCACCGGGCGGTCCCGGCGCGGGTGCGGTGGGCCTGGTCGGGGCTGATCGTCGTCATGTTCGCGTCGATGCAGTGGGAGCCGACGCAGCTCGCGTGGCACGGCTTCACGACACCGCAGGGGTCCGGGTACCGGGAGGCGTTCGTGCTGTGCGCGTTCCTGGTGCTGGCGGCCTGGTACGGGCTGTCGTACGGGGTGCCGGACGGGCGGGCGCTGGGGGTCGCGGCGGGGGCGCTGGCGCTGATGGGGGCGGGGGCGAGCGGGAGTCATCTGGTGCGGCCGTTCGTGCTGCCGATCATGGCGGTGGTGGGGGTGGGCGCGGTCGTGGGGCTTCGGGCGCTGTACCGGGCGGGTGGCCGGGGTACCGAGGACGCTTCGGCGGCCGGTGAGCCGGCGGACCCTGCCGATCACCCCAGGCCCTCGGTCCTCCGCACGAGACTCCGCCTCACCCGCCCCCTCCCCGCCGGCTTCGCCGTCGCGCTCCTCCTCGCGCTCCAGCTCGGCGAAGTCACCGGCACCTCCGCCGTCACCAGCCGCCTGCGCCTCGCCCACTTCGACAACTACGCGCCCTGGGGCGCACGTCAGGAGGCCCAGGCGGAGGCGGTGGAGTCGGCGGACGGCTGGCCCGCCTACCGCACCGACCCCGGCCGCGAGCAGACCGTCGGGAACGACCCGATGATGGTCGGCGGACAGGGCGCCCAGTACTACAGCAGCCACACCTCAGACGTCCTGTACCGCACACTCACGGCTCTGGGGGACGGCTGGACGTCCGGCGGACGGAGTCTCCAGAGCCTCGACAACGCCGTCACGGACACGGTGTTCTCGGTCGGCGCGCGTGTGCACTTCCCGCCGGATCCCCACCAGGACTGGTTCCCGCAGGACGGCACGGGCGAGACGGTGACCCGGCAGGTGGTGCCGCCGCTGGTGACGGTACGGCCGGCGGGACCGCAGCCGGGGTTCGGGACGTCGCCGTTCCGCAACCAGGAGCTGCTGCTGGGGACGAGGGTCTACACGGTCCCCCACGTCACCGTCCGGAACCGGACCCTCACGGCCCAGTGCCCGGCGGACAGCGAGGCGTACCTCTACGCCCCGCGCTTCGCCGGCACCGCGAGCCTGACGGGCAGCGCGCTCACGGGCCGCTTCCGGGCCGACGCGCGCAAGAAGATCGCGGCGATGGCGAGGCTGGGCCAGGTCCCCCCGACGGGCCGGGTCCACATCACCCTGACCCCCAACAAACCCGGCCGCCTCCCCACCCAAGGCTCCCTGGGCTGCCTGGACACGAAGAAACTCCGAACAGCGACCGACCACCTCCGCACGACCGGCGCGACAAAGGTCACCGTCTCGGACACCACGATCCGCGCCACCCTCCCTCCCGCCAGCCGAGGCATCGCCGTCATCGCCACCCCCCGCATCGCCGGCTGGCGCTGCGCCGTGGGCGACGCCCCCGCCGTCCCCGCCACCCAGTTCCACGGCCTGCTGGCCACCCCGTTGAACCCCACCTCCACCACCGTCACCTGCACCTTCCACCCCCCGGGCCTCCGCCTCGGCCTGACTCTCGGTGCCGCCGCCCTGACCGGCACCCTGGCCCTCACGATCTGGACGGCGACCCGAGGCAGAACCCGCCCCCGGAC